The genomic interval CGACGGGTAACGCAGGCTACAAACCGCTCGACCGCAACATCATCGTATGATTCCGGCGCAGGTGGACGTGACGGGCGGCGGCGTGCTGGCCATCGTGGTCACGTTTCTGGCCGCGTGGCTGTTCTACTCGATCGCACTCCACCTCGCGGCGACGTTCTTCCTCGGCGAGGTACCGACCCAGCGCGCGGCGACGGCCGCGTTCGCCCCCGCGCTGTTCTCGATGCTGCTCCAGCTCGGGCAGATCGGCGGCCGGGACATCCCCATCGCCGTCTTCATCGTGCTCACGTTCCTCGCCGCGCTGTTCGCCATCCACCTGGTGTACCGCCTGCGGTGGTCCAGCGCGGCGATGCTGACGCTGCTGTACTTCGCGTTCTCGTTCGCGCTCGGCCTCGCCGTCTACAACATCATCTCGTTCCTGTGAGCCCCAGATGAGCGCCGACAGCCCCCTCCGCGCCGCCGACGGTCGACTCCGGATGACCATCAGACTCGCCGTCGGCAGCGTCCTCATCGTCCTCGCCAGCGTCCTGGTCGCCCTCAGCGGCGTCTCGCTCCTGGGGAGCCTGGTCGGCGAGGTGGGGCGAGGCGGGCAGGTCGTCACCGTGGGCGTCGGCGCGACGCTCGGCATCCTCTTCGTCGCCCGCGAGGTCGACCACCGGACGTGGAGCGACCTCGGCCTCGCCGCCGACCGTCGCTGGGGGGTCGACCTCGCCGCCGGTCTCGCCCTCGGCGCACTGCTGATGACCGGCGTGTTCGTCGTGCTCGTCGGCGGCGGCTGGGCGCGAATCACGCAGGTCGGCGTCCCGGACCTCACCGACTGGCTCGGAACGCTCGGGCTCTTCCTCGTCGTCGGGTTCTACGAGGAACTCTTCGCTCGCGGGTGGCTCCTGACGAACGTCGCGGAGGGGTTCCGCACGCTCGGCGACCGCCTCGCCACGGCCATCGCCGTGTTCGTCTCGGCGGCCGTCTTCGGCGCGCTCCACGGCGCGAACCCCGGCGCGACGCTCGCCAGCACGCTCGGCATCACCGCCGCGGGCGTCTTCCTCGGCGTCGCGTACGTCCGCACGACGAGCCTCGCGCTCCCCGTCGGCGTCCACGTCACCTGGAACCTCTTCCAGGGCGCGGTCTGGGGGTTCCCCGTCAGCGGCATCGCCACGCCCGCGACGTTCGTGGCGACCGCTCGCTCCGGACCCGAACTCGTCACCGGCGGGTCGTTCGGCCCGGAGGCGAGCCTCGTCGGCCTCGGCGCGTCGGTGGCGGGCGTGTTCGCCGTCGTCGCCTACGCGCGCAGCCTGTCGATTCGACTGCCCGACGCGCTGGCGTGGGCGACGACGCCCACCCTGCTCGACGACTGGCTCGACGGTCGAGCGCGGAGCGACGGCGACGACGAACGGTGAGACGACGTCGAACTGCGAGCGCTGCGACTACTCCACCAGCCGCTCGATCTCCGTGACGAGGATGCCGCTCGCGCCCTCCTCGCGGAGGCTGGCGATGGTCTCGAACACGTCGCGTTCGTCGACGACGACGTGGACGGCGAGCATCTCGCTGTCCTCGCCTGCGACCTCCATCACCGTCGGACCGCCGAGACCCGGAATCACGTCCTCGACGGCGTCGAGCTTCTCCCGGGGCACGTTCATCATCAGGTAGCGCTTCCCGCTGGCGGCGATGACCGAGTCGAGTGCGGTCCGGACCTGCTCGACCTTCTCGCTCCCGACGGCGTCGGGCCGGGCGAACAGGCGCACCGAGGAACTCATCACCTCGGCGACGACCCCGAGGCGGTTCATCCGGAGCGTCGTGCCCGTCGAGGTGATGTCGACGATGGCGTCGGCGATGTCGACGTGCGGCGTCAGTTCCGTCGCGCCCGACACTTCGGCGATGTCCACGTCGACGCCCTCCTCCTCGAAGAACTCGCGGGTGATGCGCGGGAACTCGGTGGCGACCGTTCCTCCGGCGAGGTCCGCGACGGACTCGACGCCCGACTCCTCGGGCGCGGCGAGGACGATGCGACACTGGCCGAACTGCAGGTCGAGCAGGTCCGCCA from Halomarina salina carries:
- a CDS encoding DUF7473 family protein, with product MIPAQVDVTGGGVLAIVVTFLAAWLFYSIALHLAATFFLGEVPTQRAATAAFAPALFSMLLQLGQIGGRDIPIAVFIVLTFLAALFAIHLVYRLRWSSAAMLTLLYFAFSFALGLAVYNIISFL
- a CDS encoding CPBP family intramembrane glutamic endopeptidase; the protein is MSADSPLRAADGRLRMTIRLAVGSVLIVLASVLVALSGVSLLGSLVGEVGRGGQVVTVGVGATLGILFVAREVDHRTWSDLGLAADRRWGVDLAAGLALGALLMTGVFVVLVGGGWARITQVGVPDLTDWLGTLGLFLVVGFYEELFARGWLLTNVAEGFRTLGDRLATAIAVFVSAAVFGALHGANPGATLASTLGITAAGVFLGVAYVRTTSLALPVGVHVTWNLFQGAVWGFPVSGIATPATFVATARSGPELVTGGSFGPEASLVGLGASVAGVFAVVAYARSLSIRLPDALAWATTPTLLDDWLDGRARSDGDDER
- the hisG gene encoding ATP phosphoribosyltransferase, with amino-acid sequence MRIAVPNKGRLHEPTIELLERAGLHLVDGADRKLYADTVDPDVTVLFARAADIPEYVADGAAELGITGLDQQRESGTDLADLLDLQFGQCRIVLAAPEESGVESVADLAGGTVATEFPRITREFFEEEGVDVDIAEVSGATELTPHVDIADAIVDITSTGTTLRMNRLGVVAEVMSSSVRLFARPDAVGSEKVEQVRTALDSVIAASGKRYLMMNVPREKLDAVEDVIPGLGGPTVMEVAGEDSEMLAVHVVVDERDVFETIASLREEGASGILVTEIERLVE